The Tamandua tetradactyla isolate mTamTet1 chromosome 23, mTamTet1.pri, whole genome shotgun sequence genome includes a window with the following:
- the RMI2 gene encoding recQ-mediated genome instability protein 2, which translates to MAAAAASSASSSPAFCAGGSVAVRLPRSPPLKVLAEQLRRDVEGGPGAWQLSRAGRGPLELAAVWMQGRVVAADGGEARLRDPSGHFSVRGLERVPRGRPCLEPGKYVMVMGVIQACHPEPCLQAVKMTDLSDNPIHESMWELEVEDLHRNIP; encoded by the exons ATGGCGGCCGCTGCGGCTTCATCCGCGTCTTCGTCCCCGGCGTTTTGCGCTGGCGGCTCGGTGGCGGTGAGGCTGCCGCGGTCGCCGCCGCTCAAGGTGCTGGCGGAGCAGCTGCGGCGCGATGTGGAGGGCGGCCCCGGCGCGTGGCAGCTGTCGCGGGCGGGCCGCGGGCCGCTGGAGCTGGCGGCCGTGTGGATGCAGGGCAGGGTGGTGGCGGCGGACGGCGGCGAGGCGAGGCTGCGGGACCCGAGCGGGCACTTCTCCGTGCGCGGCCTGGAGCGGGTGCCGCGCGGGCGGCCCTGCCTCGAGCCAG gaaaGTATGTGATGGTCATGGGTGTGATTCAGGCGTGCCACCCCGAGCCGTGCCTTCAGGCCGTGAAGATGACAGACCTTTCCGATAATCCCATCCATGAAAGCATGTGGGAACTGGAAGTGGAAGATTTACACAGGAATATTCCTTAG